AGGAGCCCTGCAGGATGGAGGAGATGGGGAGAGGTTTCACCTTTTCCCGGTCGCTCTCTGAACGAGAACGCTTGCGGTTAAGGCGGACCGGTGGAGGTTTGGAGGGAGGCGGGGGGTTGAAGGAAGATGTGTGTATGCGAGCGGCGTGGCCTGCCGCTGTGTTAGTCCTTCCCATGTGAGCCTGTGTGTAGTTGTGAGCCGCATCCAGGTGTATGTACATCTGCGTGTGCGATCTGTCCGACGTTAAATGCGTGTGAGTCCTTTCTGGCTGTGAATGAACAGAGTCTCGACCGGGCTGAAGGGGGTCTAATGTTTGCAACACCTCCTCCACGCTGAGGAGCAACACTTCTCCTTCCTCCAGCTCCCTGCTGCTCGACTCTCCATCCCTGAGAGAGCACACGGTGCCGGGCGTTGGAGCTAAAGGCCCGGGGGTCAAACCCAAAGCCAAACCACACGACGCGTCCGACAGCTCTGCGTGCGGTGGCTCCTCCACCAGCTCACAGACTTCCAGCTCGGGGGAAGAAGGGTCGAAGTCCTCCAGTGTTTCGCCGTTGCACTTCTGCGTCCCGTTGAAACGGGGAGGGTGGGACGAGAAGCTCTGAGGAACAGCCGAGAGCTCAGCAGGAGCAGGTGGCGCCTCCGTCGGAGTGCGGGACTCGTGAACGGACAGACTGACGTCCTCTTGTGCGAAGCTCGGGTTTTCCACGTCCTCTTTGTGTGTCAACAGCACCTCCTCTAACAAGGACATAACCTCCGGAGAGCCTCCGACGTGGCTGCTGATCAGCTGCAGCAGCGGCGAGTGAGTGACGTACAGACAGAGCTTTCTGTAACACTCCACTAGTAAAGAAAGCTGCTTGTTCTCCTGGAAGCAGGAATAGTCCTTACAGCGGCTACATGAGGTCTTGATCTGCATCTTCTTCCCTTTACAGCCCAAGCAGACGTAATGCTGACACTCGGGGTGCATCGGTGAAATTGGATCCTGAAGCAATTCACCTGGAAGAGATTTGATATGgtcagattttcaaaataaaagacgaaCGAGATTCCACCAAATAGTTAAAGACACagtccaatcattttttgagttattttctaAGTATTCCCAGTGCACttttagttaaaattattttatattatataaaaaattttagccaaaaaaaaaaaaaaaaaaaaaacagatgttctCTTGTTTtctagttgtgggcgggaccgttgccGCAGAACAATCACacgctctctgtttacacgctctcccactagcttacagtccctcacaccaCCAACCCAACAATACCGGTGCATCAAAAATGTCGAGTAATAACGCAGGattctaagaaaataaaatccagatttCCCCCAAACAAATCCTCTTACACAAATTCAAATATATCACGATTTTTGATTGATTTCCCAGCTCTACAAGAAACATTGGAGTAATCCAGTCATACActtttgagccaaatgccagctcagaggaggacaACAAAGACTTTAATGGATCTAgccgtctacaagtggatgcatcagaatggagcagagcaaggaacTGTCAcaaataaatttttttaatttttcggcagctcctgattcacaacggtttgataaatattcataaatacaattttaagcttaattttcttaatatatatgCCTGATCATAAGAAAATGTGTTAACCGTTTTGACGCCTGAAGTTTTTtccagctgtaaaaaaaaatagcttatgTGTTTGCTTTTAAGAAGATGCTacatttagatcattttagAGCCAAAGAGTTTTTTGCATATTAGGGACAATAAGTAATAAGgggttaaaaacacacataaaaataacacattttgattGGAATGGGTCTTCAAAGACTCAATTTGTGTTAGTCAAATCTGCTaattataaaagaaacattttacaaaaaggaaaacagcagcaaaTCAAACCACaacagtgaagaaaaaagacaaaaacattgcattcctttttaatatatttaatataacattttgtcTGTTGTGTTTTGCTTCATTAAACTTGTGTTTCTAGTGAAACTGCATAGCAAGAGCAccataacatttgatttttcacATCAGCAGTCTCATCACTGAACGTTCTGCTAATCCAACTAGTCTCTTTCTGAACGCTGTGTCGGCTTTGATGTTTCACTGGCTAAGCAGAGTAAATAAAGCATGAACAGGAACCACATGGCTCTGCCTGCACAACACAGGAGTCATCTGTCCCGTCAATTGGACAGATGAGCGGGGCTCTGGCTCGGTTGCTAAGGAGACTACTACACCGAGCCGCCCACGTATGTTGC
The genomic region above belongs to Oryzias melastigma strain HK-1 linkage group LG22, ASM292280v2, whole genome shotgun sequence and contains:
- the msl2a gene encoding E3 ubiquitin-protein ligase MSL2a isoform X1; translation: MNPVKATALYVSASRAVLQCDPRQPQTLAEMYKLLPFFRQSLACLVCGELLQDPISPMHPECQHYVCLGCKGKKMQIKTSCSRCKDYSCFQENKQLSLLVECYRKLCLYVTHSPLLQLISSHVGGSPEVMSLLEEVLLTHKEDVENPSFAQEDVSLSVHESRTPTEAPPAPAELSAVPQSFSSHPPRFNGTQKCNGETLEDFDPSSPELEVCELVEEPPHAELSDASCGLALGLTPGPLAPTPGTVCSLRDGESSSRELEEGEVLLLSVEEVLQTLDPLQPGRDSVHSQPERTHTHLTSDRSHTQMYIHLDAAHNYTQAHMGRTNTAAGHAARIHTSSFNPPPPSKPPPVRLNRKRSRSESDREKVKPLPISSILQGSSSNAHSPTFPHTLHAKPPTASLSVPAHTYSSLPNGAPPKPSRPVQNHNKGSRKHSDQNPKKSHAKARSSGLSKAKDRSKEQRSMAGCLVPAAPVRPPYKKPVEKKGCKCGRATQNPSVLTCRGQRCPCYSNRKACLDCICRGCQNSYMANGEKKLEAFAVPEKALEQTRLTLGINLTSITAAAALRNPAATNIRANTLLNVATATGTPVTTAYLAPSPPQDPTYEDSLELLIG
- the msl2a gene encoding E3 ubiquitin-protein ligase MSL2a isoform X2 produces the protein MYKLLPFFRQSLACLVCGELLQDPISPMHPECQHYVCLGCKGKKMQIKTSCSRCKDYSCFQENKQLSLLVECYRKLCLYVTHSPLLQLISSHVGGSPEVMSLLEEVLLTHKEDVENPSFAQEDVSLSVHESRTPTEAPPAPAELSAVPQSFSSHPPRFNGTQKCNGETLEDFDPSSPELEVCELVEEPPHAELSDASCGLALGLTPGPLAPTPGTVCSLRDGESSSRELEEGEVLLLSVEEVLQTLDPLQPGRDSVHSQPERTHTHLTSDRSHTQMYIHLDAAHNYTQAHMGRTNTAAGHAARIHTSSFNPPPPSKPPPVRLNRKRSRSESDREKVKPLPISSILQGSSSNAHSPTFPHTLHAKPPTASLSVPAHTYSSLPNGAPPKPSRPVQNHNKGSRKHSDQNPKKSHAKARSSGLSKAKDRSKEQRSMAGCLVPAAPVRPPYKKPVEKKGCKCGRATQNPSVLTCRGQRCPCYSNRKACLDCICRGCQNSYMANGEKKLEAFAVPEKALEQTRLTLGINLTSITAAAALRNPAATNIRANTLLNVATATGTPVTTAYLAPSPPQDPTYEDSLELLIG
- the msl2a gene encoding E3 ubiquitin-protein ligase MSL2a isoform X3, translated to MGELLQDPISPMHPECQHYVCLGCKGKKMQIKTSCSRCKDYSCFQENKQLSLLVECYRKLCLYVTHSPLLQLISSHVGGSPEVMSLLEEVLLTHKEDVENPSFAQEDVSLSVHESRTPTEAPPAPAELSAVPQSFSSHPPRFNGTQKCNGETLEDFDPSSPELEVCELVEEPPHAELSDASCGLALGLTPGPLAPTPGTVCSLRDGESSSRELEEGEVLLLSVEEVLQTLDPLQPGRDSVHSQPERTHTHLTSDRSHTQMYIHLDAAHNYTQAHMGRTNTAAGHAARIHTSSFNPPPPSKPPPVRLNRKRSRSESDREKVKPLPISSILQGSSSNAHSPTFPHTLHAKPPTASLSVPAHTYSSLPNGAPPKPSRPVQNHNKGSRKHSDQNPKKSHAKARSSGLSKAKDRSKEQRSMAGCLVPAAPVRPPYKKPVEKKGCKCGRATQNPSVLTCRGQRCPCYSNRKACLDCICRGCQNSYMANGEKKLEAFAVPEKALEQTRLTLGINLTSITAAAALRNPAATNIRANTLLNVATATGTPVTTAYLAPSPPQDPTYEDSLELLIG